The genomic region TATCGATACTGCGATCATAAGCGCTAAGTGGGCGACCAAGTACGTTATTACTCAGAATCTCTTTTGACACAATTTGGTCTGGACAGGTCATTAGTAGCCTTAACATCTCATATTCTGTCCCAGTGAGTAGCAGCAATTGTTGATGACAGAATACTTCTCGGGTGTGGCCATTGACTCGCACGTCATTAAGTTCCATAGTCATGTCGCTATCTTTGTTTTGCAAAATATCAATTCGACGCAAGATAGCGCGAATGCGAGCAAGCAGCTCGCTTGGATTATATGGTTTACTTAAGTAATCGTCAGCGCCCAGCTCTAGTCCTAATACCCGATCACTATCACTGTCTTTGGCAGTAAGCATTAATATTGGTGTTTGATATTTCCCCCCTAGAGCTTTTAACACATCAAAGCCGTTTAATTTCGGCATCATGACATCGAGCAAGATCAAATCAAACTTACCTGAACGTATTTTTGCTAAGCCCTGTTCACCATCATAGGCACATGCAACTTGGTAACCCTCATTCGCTAAGAAGTCACTAAGTAATTCTACCAGTTCAATATCGTCATCAATAATCAATAGTTGTTTATGCATGCTGTTAATACTTATATCGCATCATCGTCAAGCTATAGTGTAACCTGACTCTATCAGCTTGCATCGCTCTTTACTCAATCTTTACATTACCTTTGCACAAGCTTGCACAGCATTGGGTTATTATTTTCTCGTCAAATGGCAAACCTATTGGAGCGACGAAATGATCAATAAAACTTTATTTACAGCCACTGTGTTAACGTTAGCGATGCTGGTTAGCGGTGGCGTTATGGCGAAACATCATGGTGAACGAAGCCATAAAGGTGGCTGGTTTGCACGAGCTGTGCAGCAACTGGAGCTTAACGATTCGCAGCAACAGCAGATTAAGCAAATTCGCATGGACAGTAAAAAACAGTTAAAGGCATTGCATCAACAAGGGCGTGATTCCAATGCCCGTCAAGCGATGTTTGAATTAATAAAGGCAGAAGACTTTAATGAACAGCAATTTTTGCAATTACACCAGCGACAAGCTGATATGAAGGCAGAGATGGCGCTGATTAAGAGCAAATCAATGCATCAAGTTTATCACCTGTTGACGCCTGCTCAGCAACAAGAGCTATTACAGATGATGGCAAAACATCAGCAGCGCAAAAGAGACAGGCACAGCGCCAGTAATAATTAAACTTACTTAAGCGTTAAATTCAAATAAGGTGCTATCACTTCAAGGTGTTAGCACTTTTTGTTTAATTGCATCGCTAACTTGATACTACGGGCTATATTCTCACTGGTATCGACGATATTCTGGTGACCTTGAGTTAGCGCTTGTTGGATCGTTTGAGGCTGGTTAACCACACTAAATACAGCGGTGACACCATGTTGATAAACCTGCTTGATACCATCTCCTGTAGAGCCACAAATCGCGACAACGGGCACTTGATGGTGCTGAGCGAGCTTAGCTATGGCCACAGGAGCCTTGCCGTGAATTGATTGCCCATCCATGCGACCTTCACCTGTAATCACTAAATCAGCCTGCTCTATGTGCTGATTTAAGTTGATGGACTCGATAACTAATTCACTGCCACTTTGCAGTTTACCGCCCACGGCTGCCATCAACGTTGCCCCTATACCACCGGCAGCGCCAGCCCCTGGCTTTGTCGCTACATCCACCGCAAAGTGCTGTTCTATCAACCGGGCAAAGTGCGCCAAGGCGTGATCAAGAAGGTTAATATCCTCTGCCGATGCACCTTTTTGCGGGCCGAATATGGCGCTCGCACCACGAGGACCACATAGCGGGTTATCAACGTCAGCGGCGATGGTAAACTTGCAATGGCTAAGGTTTTTGTTCACATCGCTGTCGTCAATGCAGGCAACATTAAGCAGTGCAGCGCCTCCAAGTTCCACCGGTCGCATAGTATGGTCAAGCAAGCGATAGCCCAGTGCAGTTAGTATGCCAGCTCCAGCGTCATTGGTTGCAGAACCTCCTAGCCCCAAGATAATGTGCTTTGCGCCATGGTTTAGTGCGTCGTTAATGAGTTGGCCGGTACCGTAGCTTGAAGTGATTTTCGCATCGCGTTGCTCGGGTTCAACTAGATGTAAGCCTGATGCCGCAGCCACTTCAATTATTGCGGTATCACTGTTACCAAGCCAACCATAATTAGCCGATATTGGTCGACCTAGAGGATCAAGCGCTTTGACACAACTATAGTGACCAGCGGTTGCTGTGACCATAGCTTCAACCGTACCCTCACCACCATCGGCCATCGGTAGTAGATGAAATTCAGCATTGGTAAACACTTGGCGAAAACCCTGCTGTATTGCCGCACAGACTTGTTTGGCGCTAAGGCTTTCTTTAAATGAATCCGGTGCGATAACGATATTCAAAGGCATGTGCTCTGGCTCAGGGGTGTATTGGCGTTAAATACTTAACATAATCAACTTTATGTCAATCAACAAGGGCTATAACTGAGCATAATAAATGACACCCTGACATTAACGGTGGTTGTTAAATCGACTAACGGCTGCCTAGCTAAGCAGAATAGGGACTACAAGAGTGGCGGGTAGATGTTAAGGTGTTTGTCGTTATTAGCGTTGATGAAATTTAATCATCTATGCCAAGCATCTAAGAACAGCGCCTACAGAGCCATACTTATCCAAGTGCAATGTTATGGATAAGTATGGTTTGTGAAGCTGGTGGTACTTCGCGCGTGCAAAGCTTTATTACCAGCATTTTAGTCATGAGTGTAACAATATCAACCAGTTAGTTTTTCTTGGCTTTGGCAAAGGCTTCAGCGAAGGCATTACCCATCATGCTATTACCCTGCGGCTTATTCTGGCGCGGTTTCGCTTTGTTGCTATGTGCATTGCCAGTCTTACCTGATGCGGATTTGTTTGTCTGTTGGCTTTTCTGGCCTTTGTTTACCGCAGCACTTTCGTCAAGGCGCATTGTCAGGCTAATACGCTTACGCTTGGAGTCAACTTCAAGGACTTTTACTTTAACAATATCCCCCGCTTTCACGACGTCTCGTGGGTCACTAACAAACTTGTTGGTTAACGATGAGATATGAACTAAGCCATCTTGGTGAACACCAATATCGACAAACGCACCAAAATTAGTGACATTTGAAATAACCCCTTCAAGTAACATATTCACTTGTAAGTCATTGATACTTTCTACCCCCTCTTTAAAACGCGCGGTTTTAAATTCAGGGCGTGGATCGCGGCCGGGTTTGTCGAGTTCGTGGATAATATCGATGACTGTCGGTAATCCGGTACTTTCACTAACAAAGTCAATTGCTTGCAGGGCATTTAATATATTGCTGTTGGCGATTAATTGTTCGACCTCAGTGCCTGTCTTGGCAACGATCGCTTCAACAACATGGTAACTTTCCGGATGCACAGCAGAGCCATCAAGTGGATTTTTCGCTTGGCGAATACGTAAAAAACCGGCGGCTTGTTCAAATGCTTTGGGGCCAATACGCGGCACTTTTAGCAGTTGCTGGCGCTCGTCAAAACGACCGTGTTGATCTCGATAGCTAACAATGTTTTGCGCCATGGTTTTCGTTAAGCCAGCCACCCGGTTTAATAATGGCACAGATGCACTGTTTATATCGACGCCGACGGCATTTACGCAGTCTTCCACAACCGCATCAAGGGTATGGCTTAAGCGGCTTTGACTGACATCATGCTGATATTGGCCTACACCAATGGCTTTCGGTTCAATTTTTACTAACTCTGCTAACGGGTCTTGCAGGCGACGAGCGATGGATACCGCACCTCGCAAAGAGACATCGAGTTCAGGAAACTCATTAGCGGCAAACTCGGAGGCTGAATAGACACTTGCACCCGCTTCAGAGACAATCATTTTGGCAAGCTTATGGTCGAGTTTGGCTATGGCTTCAGCCACGAGTTTATCGGTTTCACGCGAGCCTGTGCCATTGCCAATGGCGATCAAGTCGACCTTATATTGCTGGCATAAATTCACCAAGGTACGAATTGACTTGTCCCAGTGTTTTTGTGGCTCGTGAGGGTAAATTGTGGTGGTATACAGTAACTTGGCGGTTGCATCAATGATAGCGATTTTACACCCCGTTCGGATACCAGGGTCAATGCCAAGGGTGACTTTCGCGCCACCAGGCGCTGCCATTAATAAGTCCTTTAAGTTATCAGCAAACACTTTTATCGCTTCCAGTTCTGCCTGCTCACGCATATTGGCAAGCAACTCATTTTCTAACGATAAGCTTAATTTAGCTCGCCAAGTTTGGCGAATCACGCGACTGAGCCACGCGGCACCGTTTTGCTGGGTAAGGTGAACACCTAAGTGATCACGAATGATTTCTTCAGCGCTTGATTCACCGCTTTGTTGGCCTGGATCGGCGTTAAGTTGCAATTGCAGCAAACCTTCGTTACGACCTCGTAACATAGCCAGTGCTCGATGTGACGGCACTTTACTGAGTAATTCGCTATGTTCAAAATAGTCTTTAAACTTTTCTGCTGCATGTTGTTTGCTACTAACAACTCGGCTTTCAATGTGAGCACGACGTTGCAGGTGGCGGCGAAGTTTTTGAATAAGCTGTGCATCTTCGGCAAAACGCTCGATAGCGATATAGCTAGCACCTTCGAGTGCTGATTTTACATCGTCAATATGACCTGCGGGGTTAAGGTATGCACTGGCAACCTGCTCAGGGACAAGAGATAAGTCGTTAAGCAATGCTTCGGCTAATGGTGCTAGCCCTGCCTCGATTGCCATTTGCCCTTTGGTACGACGTTTAGGCTTATATGGTAAATATAAATCCTCAAGCTCGGTTTTGTTGTCGACCTGAAAAATTTTGTTTTTCAGTTCAGTTGTTAATTTACCTTGTTCGTCAATGTTTCTTAGGACTAACTGTCGACGTTCATCGAGTTCTCGTAAATACGTTAAGCGTTGTTGCAAATGACGTAAATGAGTGTCATCTAAACCTTGCGTCGCTTCTTTACGGTAGCGGGCAATAAATGGAACGGTAGCGCCTTCATCAAGTAGGTTGATCGCGGCATTAACTTGGCTAGGTTTAACGTTTAGTTCGCTAGCTATCGTTTGTGCAATTTGTTGCATAGTGTAATGTTAACTGTGCCAGAGGAAATTTAATTGTTGCAGAGTATATACCTTTAGGATGACAATAATTCCAGTTAATTTTAATTTTTCTAATTATGAATAAAAGCGATTACATTACCAGAGAAGGCTGGGAGCGCCTTGATAAAGAACTTAAATATTTATGGAAAGAAGAGCGACCGAAAGTAACCCGCGCTGTATCAGAAGCGGCCGCGCTCGGCGATCGCAGTGAAAATGCAGAATATATTTATGGTAAAAAGCGTTTACGCGAAATTGATCGTCGGGTTCGTTTTTTAAGCAAACGTTTAGACCAACTGAAAATCGTTTACCCTGAAAAACAGCAAGAAGGACGCGTGTTCTTTGGCGCATGGGTTACCTTGCTCGATGAAGACGATAAACAAGTGACGTACCGCTTGGTTGGACCCGACGAATGGGATGTGAAAAAAGGCGAAATTAGTATTGATTCACCGGTTGCAAGAGCCTTATTAGGTAAACGTATTGATGATGAGGTGGTGGTCAAAACGCCGGATGGTGAACGTTATTTGGAAGTTGTCGACATTCGTTATCAGACGACAAAATAACCCGAGATAATTCATAGTTTGTAACAAATTCACTGCTAAACTACTGTTAATTACTCGAAATTTTCAATATCTTATGGCTAATAAGCTAGTAATAGCATTGATAATAATATTATGGGGCGTTTATGGGACAGGAAACTCCAAAGATTTTAGTGGTTGATGATGATATGCGTTTACGGGCACTGCTTGAACGCTATTTGGTTGAACAAGGTTACCTTGTTCGTAGCGCCGCTAATTCTGAGCAAATGGATCGTTTGCTAGAGCGAGAAAACTTTCATTTAATTGTGCTTGATTTAATGTTGCCTGGCGAAGATGGCTTATCGATTTGTCGTCGCTTGCGTCAAGACGATAATCAAGTGCCTATCATCATGCTAACGGCAAAAGGGGATGAGGTTGATCGCATCATTGGCCTTGAGTTAGGTGCCGATGATTATATGCCTAAACCGTTTAACCCAAGAGAATTGCTGGCTCGTATTAAAGCGGTATTACGCCGTAAAACCAGTGAAGCGCCTGGGGCTCCATCACAATCGGAAGAGGTTATTGCCTTTGGCGATTTCAGTTTGAATTTGGCGACCCGTGAAATGCGCAAAGGCGATATCGCCATGCCGTTAACAAGTGGCGAATTTGCCGTGTTAAAGGCGTTAATCACCCACCCGAGAGAGCCGCTATCGCGAGACAAGTTAATGAACTTAGCACGGGGTAGAGATTATTCGGCATTAGAGCGCAGTATTGACGTACAAGTATCGCGGTTACGCCGCATGCTGGAGGTCGATCCGGCAAGCCCGCGTTATATTCAAACCGTCTGGGGTTTAGGTTACGTGTTTGTGCCAGATGGCCAACAAGCCTAGAACCGTTAAACTGTCGAAATGAAATTGTTACCCAAAAGTGCCTTTGGCCAAACGGTACTGCTGATAGGTTTTTTGTTATTAATTAATCAAGTGGTGTCTTACTTGAGTGTTGCCATTTATGTGATTAAGCCAAACTTAGAGCAAATTAATCAGTTGTTGGCCAAGCAAGTGAAAGTGGTGTTTATAGATGGTGGGGATAGTGGCTTTAACCCACAACTGGCTGAAGCCTTCCACAAAGAGACCGGTATCGGCGTATATCGCCAAGGCGATGCTCAATTGCTTGGTTTGCAAGAAGCTGCTCACTATCCCTACTTATCAATGCAAATGAGCGAGCTACTTGAAGGCGATGCTGAAGTCAGAATTTCGCAGGGTGATGAATATTTATTTTGGATACGGCCACCGCAAGCACCTAACTTATGGGTGAAGATCCCGTTACATGGCTTAGATGAAGCCAGTTTTTATCCGTTAATTTTTTACTTGGTGGTTATCGGTGGTTTGAGTGTGATCGGCGGTTACTTATTTGTAAGACAACTTAATCGTCCCCTAAAAGCCCTACAAAATGCTGCGCTCGATGTTAGTCGAGGAAAATTTCCTGAGCCACTGAAAGAGCAAGGTTCAAGTGAGATAGTGGAAGTCACCCGTGCATTTAATCGCATGTCAAAAGGTATTAAACAACTAGAAGCGGATCGCAGTTTATTGATGGCAGGTATTTCACATGATTTACGTACGCCACTGACCCGTATTCGCCTGGCATCCGAAATGATGAATAAAGACGATGAATATCTTAAAGAGGGTATTGAAAAAGATATCGATGATATGAACTCGATTATTGATCAATTTATTGATTATATTCGTCATGACATGATGGAAAAATCCAGTCTTAATCAGCTCAATACCTTAATTAAAGAAGTGGTTGAAACTGAGCAGTTAGAACAGCGTCAGATCCATGTTAAGTTAGCAGAACTGCCGCAAGTGCCGATGGTTTATCCTGCACTTAAGCGAGTGCTTACTAACTTGGTGCAGAACGCATTTAAATATTCTAGCAACGATATTGAAATTCATTCAGGCCTTGATCGCCAACGCAGTATGGTCTTTTTTAGCGTTGAAGATCGTGGGCCAGGTATTGCGGAAGGTGATGTGGAGCGACTGTTTCAGCCATTTGAACAGGGAGATACGGCTCGAGGCACTGAAGGAAGTGGTCTTGGCTTAGCGATTATCAAACGCATTGTCGATGGCCATAACGGCCAGGTAGTGCTCACTAATCGCCAAGGTGGTGGCTTAAGTGCCAGTGTCTATTTACCAATAACCTAAATTACTTAATTTGTCGCTCTAGTTTGCCGTTAATAATAGCTGTTGATGAAAATAGCAACGCAGTTAAGGCCAATAATAAGCAGTAAGATAGGGCGAGACATTTCACGTGATAAGGCACAAAAGGCGAGTGCCGAGCAGAGTTGCAATACTTTGCCTATAGCGACGCCAGCGTACATGCCAAATGTATGGGCCAACTCGCGAATAATGCGATTAGCTTCTAAGTCGATGCCGCCGTAATGCATAAAATAAATGGTGGTGAGATAATCGAGGCAAGCGGTGAGGATCAACAATAGCCAAAATGGTCGATGCTGCTTTAAAGCGAATAACATGTTGTGACGCAAAGGCACGTCTTGGTCCAAAATGATCATATTAAAATCATAGGCAATCAATGTCCTGTTAGCGCTTGCTAGCTTTTTGTTGTTATTTCCCTGCCAATTGACGTCCATTATGCTCCTTTATATATTGTTGATATTAAGTAATAAATAGATATTCACAGAACGTTTTATAAAGTATAGACCAAATTTTGGCGGGGCTTAGATACGGTCAATGTTGGCGCTCTTTACGGTGAGTTCAGTAGCTCATGATGTTAACGAAGGTGACCAAAGAACATATGCACTGTGGTGTGAGTTATTAACTGGTATTGTCAGTTAGGGCCAACGGTAAGATGACCATAGTTGCCGTGATGTTGGTTAGCTTGGGGGTATAAAAAAGCCAGCATCAATGCTGGCTTTTGCGATCTTTAATGTCGTTGGTTACAGTTTTGGACCTGCGGCAACTAATTTCTGACCGTGTTCGTTATCGGTAAATTTCTCAAAATTATTAATAAATTTAGCCGCTAAGTCTTCAGCTTTTTGTTGCCACTCGGTTGCATCTTGATAGGTGTCACGCGGATCAAGAATACCGTCATTGACTTGCTCAAGTGACTTAGGAACAGATAAGTTAAACATTGGTAAGGTTTGACATTCAGCCTGTTCAATCGAACCGTCTAAGATAGCATCGATAATGGCACGAGTATCTTTTATTGAGATACGTTTACCACTGCCATTCCAGCCGGTATTGACTAAATAGGCTTCGGCGCCACTTGCTTGCATACGCTTAACCAATACATCAGCGTATTTGGTTGGGTGTAGACTTAAGAATGCCGCACCAAAACAGCTTGAGAACGTTGGTGTAGGTTCGGTAATACCGCGCTCAGTACCCGCTAGTTTGGCGGTGAA from Thalassotalea sp. Sam97 harbors:
- the envZ gene encoding two-component system sensor histidine kinase EnvZ gives rise to the protein MKLLPKSAFGQTVLLIGFLLLINQVVSYLSVAIYVIKPNLEQINQLLAKQVKVVFIDGGDSGFNPQLAEAFHKETGIGVYRQGDAQLLGLQEAAHYPYLSMQMSELLEGDAEVRISQGDEYLFWIRPPQAPNLWVKIPLHGLDEASFYPLIFYLVVIGGLSVIGGYLFVRQLNRPLKALQNAALDVSRGKFPEPLKEQGSSEIVEVTRAFNRMSKGIKQLEADRSLLMAGISHDLRTPLTRIRLASEMMNKDDEYLKEGIEKDIDDMNSIIDQFIDYIRHDMMEKSSLNQLNTLIKEVVETEQLEQRQIHVKLAELPQVPMVYPALKRVLTNLVQNAFKYSSNDIEIHSGLDRQRSMVFFSVEDRGPGIAEGDVERLFQPFEQGDTARGTEGSGLGLAIIKRIVDGHNGQVVLTNRQGGGLSASVYLPIT
- a CDS encoding Spy/CpxP family protein refolding chaperone, yielding MINKTLFTATVLTLAMLVSGGVMAKHHGERSHKGGWFARAVQQLELNDSQQQQIKQIRMDSKKQLKALHQQGRDSNARQAMFELIKAEDFNEQQFLQLHQRQADMKAEMALIKSKSMHQVYHLLTPAQQQELLQMMAKHQQRKRDRHSASNN
- a CDS encoding response regulator, whose translation is MHKQLLIIDDDIELVELLSDFLANEGYQVACAYDGEQGLAKIRSGKFDLILLDVMMPKLNGFDVLKALGGKYQTPILMLTAKDSDSDRVLGLELGADDYLSKPYNPSELLARIRAILRRIDILQNKDSDMTMELNDVRVNGHTREVFCHQQLLLLTGTEYEMLRLLMTCPDQIVSKEILSNNVLGRPLSAYDRSIDMHISNIRRKLHQFCNDDKIKTVRGVGYVFMSGTV
- a CDS encoding glycerate kinase, encoding MPLNIVIAPDSFKESLSAKQVCAAIQQGFRQVFTNAEFHLLPMADGGEGTVEAMVTATAGHYSCVKALDPLGRPISANYGWLGNSDTAIIEVAAASGLHLVEPEQRDAKITSSYGTGQLINDALNHGAKHIILGLGGSATNDAGAGILTALGYRLLDHTMRPVELGGAALLNVACIDDSDVNKNLSHCKFTIAADVDNPLCGPRGASAIFGPQKGASAEDINLLDHALAHFARLIEQHFAVDVATKPGAGAAGGIGATLMAAVGGKLQSGSELVIESINLNQHIEQADLVITGEGRMDGQSIHGKAPVAIAKLAQHHQVPVVAICGSTGDGIKQVYQHGVTAVFSVVNQPQTIQQALTQGHQNIVDTSENIARSIKLAMQLNKKC
- a CDS encoding Tex family protein produces the protein MQQIAQTIASELNVKPSQVNAAINLLDEGATVPFIARYRKEATQGLDDTHLRHLQQRLTYLRELDERRQLVLRNIDEQGKLTTELKNKIFQVDNKTELEDLYLPYKPKRRTKGQMAIEAGLAPLAEALLNDLSLVPEQVASAYLNPAGHIDDVKSALEGASYIAIERFAEDAQLIQKLRRHLQRRAHIESRVVSSKQHAAEKFKDYFEHSELLSKVPSHRALAMLRGRNEGLLQLQLNADPGQQSGESSAEEIIRDHLGVHLTQQNGAAWLSRVIRQTWRAKLSLSLENELLANMREQAELEAIKVFADNLKDLLMAAPGGAKVTLGIDPGIRTGCKIAIIDATAKLLYTTTIYPHEPQKHWDKSIRTLVNLCQQYKVDLIAIGNGTGSRETDKLVAEAIAKLDHKLAKMIVSEAGASVYSASEFAANEFPELDVSLRGAVSIARRLQDPLAELVKIEPKAIGVGQYQHDVSQSRLSHTLDAVVEDCVNAVGVDINSASVPLLNRVAGLTKTMAQNIVSYRDQHGRFDERQQLLKVPRIGPKAFEQAAGFLRIRQAKNPLDGSAVHPESYHVVEAIVAKTGTEVEQLIANSNILNALQAIDFVSESTGLPTVIDIIHELDKPGRDPRPEFKTARFKEGVESINDLQVNMLLEGVISNVTNFGAFVDIGVHQDGLVHISSLTNKFVSDPRDVVKAGDIVKVKVLEVDSKRKRISLTMRLDESAAVNKGQKSQQTNKSASGKTGNAHSNKAKPRQNKPQGNSMMGNAFAEAFAKAKKN
- the greB gene encoding transcription elongation factor GreB; translated protein: MNKSDYITREGWERLDKELKYLWKEERPKVTRAVSEAAALGDRSENAEYIYGKKRLREIDRRVRFLSKRLDQLKIVYPEKQQEGRVFFGAWVTLLDEDDKQVTYRLVGPDEWDVKKGEISIDSPVARALLGKRIDDEVVVKTPDGERYLEVVDIRYQTTK
- the ompR gene encoding two-component system response regulator OmpR — encoded protein: MGQETPKILVVDDDMRLRALLERYLVEQGYLVRSAANSEQMDRLLERENFHLIVLDLMLPGEDGLSICRRLRQDDNQVPIIMLTAKGDEVDRIIGLELGADDYMPKPFNPRELLARIKAVLRRKTSEAPGAPSQSEEVIAFGDFSLNLATREMRKGDIAMPLTSGEFAVLKALITHPREPLSRDKLMNLARGRDYSALERSIDVQVSRLRRMLEVDPASPRYIQTVWGLGYVFVPDGQQA